A DNA window from Paenarthrobacter aurescens TC1 contains the following coding sequences:
- a CDS encoding hypothetical protein (identified by Glimmer2; putative) encodes MLVPGELRGDLGDDLADRDGRGVVGELVEQLFGGVVEPRGGVGVPLVDGSIESIVGLSISGRRRAQPGRGRDGDQVREADCLVVSGYQGLSGGPAHLGGHSIRLVLGESRGSVGLPLIGGDDQTAIGLGVGLRVPPGGCRIGHVPLEQGRHVVHNQQVSTTKRRRGRPFLPSVPHARASAARVRRT; translated from the coding sequence GTGCTGGTTCCGGGGGAACTGCGCGGAGATCTCGGCGACGACCTCGCTGATCGAGACGGGCGCGGTGTCGTCGGCGAGTTGGTCGAGCAGCTCTTCGGCGGCGTCGTCGAGCCGAGGGGCGGTGTAGGCGTCCCACTCGTCGATGGCTCGATCGAGTCGATCGTAGGCCTCAGCATCAGTGGCCGGCGTCGCGCGCAGCCAGGCCGCGGCCGCGACGGTGACCAGGTGCGCGAGGCGGATTGCCTCGTCGTCTCGGGATACCAGGGCCTGTCGGGCGGCCCGGCGCATCTGGGCGGCCATTCGATCCGCCTCGTCCTCGGTGAGAGTCGGGGTTCCGTAGGTCTCCCACTCATCGGTGGCGACGACCAGACGGCGATAGGCCTCGGTGTCGGCCTTCGTGTGCCGCCAGGCGGATGCCGCATTGGCCACGTGCCGCTCGAGCAGGGCCGCCACGTCGTCCATAACCAGCAAGTCTCGACGACCAAGCGGCGCCGCGGAAGACCTTTCCTCCCCTCAGTCCCCCACGCCCGTGCCTCCGCAGCCCGTGTCCGCCGAACGTAG
- a CDS encoding hypothetical protein (identified by Glimmer2; putative) yields the protein MNQSPKAGPAGPHPRPVVVLRDQLTQAMTATSRLRSILAGVDNPGRRPGERR from the coding sequence ATGAACCAGTCCCCGAAGGCCGGCCCAGCCGGGCCGCATCCGCGCCCGGTCGTCGTGCTGCGCGACCAGCTGACCCAGGCGATGACGGCGACGAGCCGGCTTCGCTCGATCCTCGCAGGTGTCGATAACCCCGGACGTAGGCCCGGTGAGCGTCGATGA
- a CDS encoding hypothetical protein (identified by Glimmer2; putative) has translation MKEREVLAAAEAVFDAERALRRAAETVAELGDVAASSLRVLDDAATDAFYAHQEERRDFYLESASEHLARLRNRSGLMNELGEDLSRHLAAAGSAVERAGCELARGIGGDEQQCEVRVLRTQIDVLSEVVTLARPVADQIIRHAKQAAESSAATDALMLLDSRVHHAGQRVNRADEDVSMMRSVIERAQSRARASAELAGSLSYAATHSPAGQSWSSGAPQQIPQPVKPADPGIAI, from the coding sequence ATGAAGGAGCGTGAGGTCCTCGCGGCGGCCGAGGCGGTGTTCGATGCGGAGCGGGCTCTGCGACGAGCCGCCGAGACTGTCGCCGAGCTCGGCGACGTCGCCGCGTCGTCGCTGCGGGTGCTCGACGACGCCGCCACCGACGCCTTCTACGCCCATCAGGAGGAGCGACGGGACTTCTACCTGGAGTCTGCCAGTGAGCACCTGGCGCGTCTGCGCAACAGGTCCGGGCTGATGAACGAGCTCGGTGAGGACCTCAGCCGCCATCTGGCCGCCGCCGGCAGTGCTGTCGAGCGCGCTGGCTGTGAGCTGGCGCGCGGCATCGGGGGCGATGAGCAGCAATGCGAGGTCCGTGTACTGCGCACCCAGATCGACGTCCTGAGCGAGGTTGTAACGCTGGCGCGACCCGTCGCGGACCAGATCATCCGCCACGCCAAGCAGGCCGCCGAGTCGTCGGCCGCTACCGACGCGCTCATGCTCCTCGACTCGCGCGTCCACCACGCTGGACAGCGGGTCAACCGGGCTGACGAGGATGTGTCGATGATGCGCTCGGTGATTGAGCGTGCACAGTCACGCGCACGGGCCTCGGCGGAGCTCGCTGGCTCGCTCAGTTACGCGGCCACCCACTCGCCGGCCGGCCAGTCATGGTCCAGCGGTGCCCCGCAGCAGATCCCCCAGCCAGTCAAGCCGGCAGACCCTGGCATCGCCATTTGA